One segment of Desmodus rotundus isolate HL8 chromosome 6, HLdesRot8A.1, whole genome shotgun sequence DNA contains the following:
- the CHLSN gene encoding protein cholesin isoform X3 — protein MHMYDSDQVPEEHFPALLAYLEGLKGQARELTVQKAEALMRELDQAGTADLGPLLWAKTRRVRQVLQLLS, from the exons ATGCACATGTACGACAGTGACCAG GTCCCGGAAGAGCACTTCCCCGCCCTGCTGGCCTACCTGGAGGGGCTGAAGGGCCAGGCCCGTGAGCTGACCGTGCAGAAGGCTGAGGCCCTGATGCGAGAGCTGGACCAGGCGGGCACTGCCGACCTGGGCCCGCTCCTGTGGGCGAAGACTCGGCGCGTGCGGCAGGTGCTGCAGCTGCTCTCCTAG
- the CYP2W1 gene encoding cytochrome P450 2W1, producing the protein MAPLLLGLLVLLGIWVLLRACTPSPAPRWPPGPRPLPLIGNLHLLWAARQERALMELSEQYGPVFTVHLGRQKTVVLTGYEAVREALVGTGQELADRPPIAIFQLIQGGRGVFFSSGELWKATRQLTVRTLHGLGVGRGPMANKILQELSCLLGQLDQYGGQPFPLALLGWAPSNITFTLLFGRRFDYQDPVFVSLLGLIDEVMVLLGTPGLQLFNMYPRLGALLQLHRPVLRKIEEVRTILRALLAVHRASLPRGGPVRSFVDALVQRGQGRDPDGLFAEDNVVACVLDMVMAGTETTSATLQWAALLMGKHPSVQGRVQEELDRVLGPGRLPRPEDQRSLPYTSAVLHEVQRFITLLPHVPRCTATDTQLRGYLLPKGTPVVPLLNSVLLDKTQWETPRQFNPGHFLDAHGHFVEPEAFLPFSAGRRVCVGESLARTELFLLFAGLLQSFRLLPPPGLCPEDLDTVPAPAFTMRPPAQALCAVPRPQGR; encoded by the exons ATGGCCCCGCTGCTCCTGGGGCTCCTGGTGCTCCTGGGAATCTGGGTGCTGCTCCGCGCCTGCACCCCCTCTCCGGCCCCGCGCTGGCCCCCAGGGCCCCGCCCGCTGCCCCTCATCGGGAACCTGCACCTGCTGTGGGCGGCCCGGCAGGAGCGCGCGCTGATGGAG CTCTCAGAACAGTATGGGCCGGTGTTCACTGTGCACTTGGGACGCCAGAAGACAGTGGTGCTGACCGGCTACGAGGCCGTGAGGGAGGCCCTGGTGGGCACGGGGCAGGAGCTGGCCGACCGGCCCCCCATCGCCATCTTCCAGCTCATCCAGGGTGGCAGGG GCGTCTTCTTCTCCTCTGGGGAGCTCTGGAAGGCGACCCGCCAGCTCACTGTGCGCACCCTGCAcggcctgggagtggggagggggcccaTGGCCAACAAGATCCTGCAGGAGCTGAGCTGCCTCCTGGGGCAGCTGGACCAGTACGGAG gccAGCCCTTCCCCCTGGCCCTGCTCGGCTGGGCTCCCTCCAACATCACCTTCACGCTCCTCTTCGGCCGACGGTTTGACTACCAGGACCCTGTGTTTGTGTCCCTGCTGGGCCTCATCGATGAGGTCATGGTCCTCCTGGGGacccctgggctgcag ctgtTCAACATGTACCCCCGGCTCGGGGCCCTCCTCCAGTTGCACCGGCCAGTCCTGAGGAAGATCGAGGAGGTGCGCACCATCCTGAGGGCCCTCCTGGCGGTGCACCGGGCATCCTTGCCCAGGGGAGGCCCCGTGCGCAGCTTCGTGGATGCCCTGGTCCAGCGAGGCCAG GGGAGAGACCCCGATGGCTTGTTTGCCGAGGACAATGTGGTGGCCTGTGTCCTGGACATGGTCATGGCCGGCACGGAGACCACCTCCGCCACGCTGCAGTGGGCTGCCCTCCTGATGGGCAAGCACCCGAGTGTGCAGG GCCGGGTGCAGGAGGAGCTGGACCGTGTCCTGGGGCCCGGGCGGCTGCCCCGGCCAGAGGACCAGCGCTCACTGCCCTACACCAGTGCCGTGCTGCACGAGGTGCAGAGGTTCATCACCCTCCTGCCCCACGTGCCCCGCTGCACGGCCACTGACACCCAGCTGCGCGGCTACCTGCTCCCCAAG GGCACCCCCGTGGTCCCCTTGCTGAACTCCGTGCTCCTGGACAAGACGCAGTGGGAGACCCCCCGCCAGTTCAACCCGGGGCACTTCCTGGACGCCCATGGGCACTTTGTGGAGCCGGAGGccttcctgcctttctctgcaG GCCGTCGTGTCTGCGTTGGGGAGAGCCTGGCCAGGACGGAGCTGTTCCTGCTCTTTGCTGGCCTCCTGCAGAGCTTCCGCCTGCTGCCCCCGCCCGGCCTCTGCCCTGAGGACCTGGACACTGTGCCTGCCCCTGCCTTCACCATGCGGCCGCCCGCCCAGGCCCTGTGCGCagtgcccaggccccaggggcgCTGA